Proteins encoded together in one Chelonoidis abingdonii isolate Lonesome George chromosome 1, CheloAbing_2.0, whole genome shotgun sequence window:
- the MEIG1 gene encoding meiosis expressed gene 1 protein homolog isoform X1, translating to MACADIKPKSKSRAKKWSDEIENLYRFQQAGYRDEIEYKQVKQVDMVDRWPETGFVKKLQRRDNTFYYYNKQRECEDKEVHKVKVYVY from the exons ATGGCTTGCGCTGACATCAAACCAAAATCTAAAAGTCGTGCCAAAAAATGGTCAGATGAGATAGAGAATCTATACAGATTTCAGCAAGCTGGATACAGGGATGAAATTGAATATAAACAAGTGAAGCAAGTTGATATG GTGGATCGTTGGCCAGAAACAGGATTTGTGAAGAAACTTCAGAGAAGGGACAATACTTTCTATTATTACAACAAGCAAAGAGAATGTGAAGACAAAGAAGTCCATAAAGTGAAAGTTTATGTGTATTAA
- the MEIG1 gene encoding meiosis expressed gene 1 protein homolog isoform X2: MACADIKPKSKSRAKKWSDEIENLYRFQQAGYRDEIEYKQVKQVDMDNMHTQAFEIGGSLARNRICEETSEKGQYFLLLQQAKRM, from the exons ATGGCTTGCGCTGACATCAAACCAAAATCTAAAAGTCGTGCCAAAAAATGGTCAGATGAGATAGAGAATCTATACAGATTTCAGCAAGCTGGATACAGGGATGAAATTGAATATAAACAAGTGAAGCAAGTTGATATG GATAATATGCACACTCAAGCCTTTGAAATTG GTGGATCGTTGGCCAGAAACAGGATTTGTGAAGAAACTTCAGAGAAGGGACAATACTTTCTATTATTACAACAAGCAAAGAGAATGTGA